In Microcoleus sp. AS-A8, the following are encoded in one genomic region:
- the metH gene encoding methionine synthase has protein sequence MNSPFLTRLHSPERPVIVFDGAMGSSLQTQNLTAEDFGGAHYEGCNEYLVVTKPEAVEKVHRDFLEVGADVIETDTFGGASIVLAEYDLADQAYSLNKTAAELAKRVAAEYSTPEKPRFVAGSIGPTTKLPTLGHIDFDTLQASFAEQARGLYDGGADLLIVETCQDVLQIKAALNGIEQVFQEKGARLPLMVSVTMEVQGTMLLGSEIGAALTILERYPIDILGLNCATGPDRMQEHIKFLCEHSPFVVSCIPNAGLPENVGGHAHYKLTPMELRMALMHFVEDMGVQVIGGCCGTRPDHIQQLAEIGKTLKPKERHPEFEPSAASIYSAQPYEQDNSFLIVGERINPSGSKKCRELLIAEDWDGLVSLAKAQVREGAHILDVNVDYVGRDGERDMHELVSRLVTNVTLPLMLDSTEWQKMEAGLKVAGGKCLLNSTNYEDGEERFFQVLELAKKYGAGVVIGTIDEEGMARAADKKFAIAQRAYNQAVEYGIPPYEIFFDTLALPISTGIEEDRANGKATIEAIRRIREELPGCHMMLGVSNISFGLNPAARVVLNSMFLHEAMAAGMDAAIVSPNKILPLAKIEPEHQEVCRKLIYDERQFEGNVCVYDPLAELTTLFEGKTTKRDRSQDESLPVEERLKRHIIDGERIGLEEQLAKALEKYPPLEIINTFLLDGMKVVGELFGSGQMQLPFVLQSAETMKAAVAYLEPFLDKADTGNNAKGKVIIATVKGDVHDIGKNLVDIILSNNGYQVINLGIKQPVDNIIDAYEQHKADCIAMSGLLVKSTAFMKENLEKFNERGITVPVILGGAALTPKFVHDDCQNTYKGKVVYGKDAFSDLHFMDKLMPAKAASKWDDLKGFLDEIDETATATTNGHKESVTEAKEAKDSTEPVVIDTRRSEAVAIDIERPTPPFWGTRILQAEDIPLEEIFGYLDLQALIAGQWQFRKPKEQSREEYDAFLQEKVYPLLEDWKRRIVEEKLLHPQVIYGYFPCQSEGNSLHIYNPEGTNHRGTESTESLERREEVARFDFPRQRSLRRLCLADFYAPKESGVVDVFPMQAVTVGEVATEYAKKLFDSNQYTDYLYFHGLAVQTAEAVAEWTHARIRRELGFGSEEPDNIRDILAQRYRGSRYSFGYPACPNLQDQYKQLELLGSDRINLYMDESEQLYPEQSTTAIIAHHPVAKYFSA, from the coding sequence ATGAACAGCCCCTTCCTGACTCGCCTCCATAGCCCGGAACGCCCTGTCATCGTCTTCGATGGTGCAATGGGAAGCTCACTCCAGACGCAAAACCTGACAGCAGAAGACTTTGGGGGGGCGCACTACGAAGGCTGTAACGAGTATCTAGTTGTAACCAAACCAGAAGCCGTTGAGAAGGTACACCGAGATTTTCTGGAGGTTGGGGCGGATGTGATTGAGACGGATACCTTTGGTGGTGCGTCGATTGTACTAGCCGAGTATGACCTAGCTGACCAAGCTTATAGTTTGAATAAGACAGCCGCAGAATTGGCAAAGCGCGTGGCGGCTGAATACTCCACACCAGAGAAACCCCGTTTTGTGGCCGGTTCAATCGGGCCAACAACCAAATTGCCAACGCTGGGGCATATTGATTTTGACACCCTGCAAGCCTCCTTTGCCGAACAAGCCAGGGGACTTTATGACGGCGGTGCTGACTTGTTGATTGTGGAAACCTGTCAGGATGTCCTGCAAATTAAGGCAGCGCTAAATGGGATTGAACAAGTCTTCCAAGAGAAAGGCGCACGCCTGCCATTGATGGTGTCTGTGACAATGGAAGTCCAAGGCACCATGTTGTTAGGGTCAGAAATTGGTGCTGCACTCACGATTTTAGAGCGTTACCCCATTGATATTCTCGGCCTGAACTGTGCCACGGGGCCAGACCGGATGCAGGAGCATATTAAGTTCTTATGTGAACATTCGCCCTTTGTTGTGTCCTGTATCCCCAATGCTGGACTACCGGAAAACGTCGGGGGACACGCCCACTACAAGCTGACGCCGATGGAACTGCGGATGGCGTTGATGCATTTTGTAGAAGACATGGGTGTGCAAGTGATTGGCGGCTGTTGTGGGACGCGCCCCGACCATATTCAACAATTAGCAGAAATTGGCAAAACCCTGAAGCCGAAAGAGCGGCATCCTGAGTTTGAGCCATCGGCAGCATCAATTTACAGTGCTCAACCTTATGAGCAGGATAACTCGTTCTTGATTGTAGGTGAGCGCATCAATCCCAGTGGTTCTAAAAAGTGCCGCGAGTTGTTAATTGCTGAAGATTGGGATGGATTGGTGTCTTTAGCCAAGGCGCAAGTCCGGGAAGGTGCCCATATCCTCGATGTCAACGTGGATTATGTGGGGCGTGACGGTGAGCGGGATATGCACGAATTGGTGTCGCGTTTGGTAACAAATGTAACACTCCCCCTGATGCTGGACTCCACAGAATGGCAAAAGATGGAGGCGGGACTAAAGGTTGCGGGGGGTAAGTGTTTGCTGAACTCCACGAACTATGAAGATGGGGAAGAACGTTTCTTCCAGGTGCTGGAGTTGGCGAAGAAGTACGGTGCGGGTGTTGTGATTGGCACCATTGATGAAGAAGGGATGGCGCGGGCAGCAGACAAGAAGTTTGCGATCGCACAACGCGCCTACAACCAAGCAGTAGAATATGGTATTCCCCCCTACGAAATCTTCTTTGACACCCTCGCCTTACCCATTTCTACCGGTATCGAAGAAGATAGAGCCAATGGTAAAGCCACGATTGAAGCCATTCGCCGCATCCGGGAAGAGTTGCCAGGATGTCACATGATGCTGGGCGTTTCTAATATCTCATTCGGATTAAACCCAGCGGCGCGGGTGGTACTCAATTCCATGTTTCTGCACGAAGCGATGGCAGCAGGCATGGATGCCGCCATTGTCAGCCCCAATAAGATTTTACCCTTGGCAAAAATTGAACCCGAACATCAGGAAGTCTGCCGGAAACTGATTTATGATGAACGGCAATTTGAGGGGAATGTCTGCGTTTATGACCCCTTAGCAGAGCTTACCACGCTGTTTGAAGGGAAAACTACAAAGCGCGATCGCTCCCAAGATGAAAGCTTACCGGTTGAAGAACGTCTCAAGCGGCATATTATTGATGGTGAACGCATTGGTTTGGAAGAACAGTTAGCCAAAGCATTAGAAAAGTATCCCCCTTTGGAAATCATTAATACGTTCTTATTAGATGGGATGAAAGTGGTTGGGGAACTCTTCGGTTCGGGGCAAATGCAGCTTCCTTTTGTGTTGCAATCAGCGGAAACCATGAAAGCCGCAGTGGCTTATTTAGAGCCATTCCTGGACAAAGCAGATACGGGCAATAATGCCAAAGGGAAAGTGATTATTGCAACGGTTAAAGGGGATGTTCACGACATCGGGAAAAACTTAGTTGATATCATCCTTTCTAACAATGGCTACCAGGTGATTAATCTGGGAATTAAGCAACCTGTCGATAACATTATTGATGCCTACGAACAGCACAAGGCAGACTGCATTGCCATGAGTGGATTGCTGGTGAAATCCACGGCTTTTATGAAAGAGAATTTGGAAAAATTCAATGAACGGGGCATCACCGTACCCGTGATTTTAGGGGGGGCGGCGCTGACTCCTAAATTTGTCCATGATGATTGCCAAAATACCTATAAAGGGAAGGTTGTTTATGGCAAAGATGCTTTTTCTGACCTCCACTTTATGGATAAATTGATGCCTGCGAAAGCGGCTAGTAAGTGGGATGATTTAAAAGGATTTTTGGATGAAATAGACGAAACTGCAACGGCAACAACGAATGGTCATAAAGAATCTGTAACTGAAGCGAAGGAAGCCAAAGATTCGACTGAACCAGTAGTTATAGATACCCGACGTTCAGAAGCCGTTGCAATTGATATTGAACGTCCCACGCCTCCCTTCTGGGGAACTCGGATATTGCAAGCAGAGGATATCCCCTTGGAGGAGATCTTTGGGTATCTGGATTTGCAAGCGTTGATTGCTGGACAGTGGCAGTTCCGGAAACCGAAGGAACAATCACGGGAAGAGTATGATGCGTTTTTGCAAGAGAAGGTTTATCCACTTCTAGAGGATTGGAAGCGGCGTATTGTTGAGGAGAAGTTGTTGCATCCTCAGGTAATTTATGGTTATTTTCCTTGTCAATCTGAGGGGAATTCACTACATATCTACAATCCGGAGGGAACGAACCACAGAGGCACAGAGAGTACAGAGAGTTTAGAGAGGAGAGAGGAGGTGGCGAGGTTTGATTTTCCTCGGCAGCGTTCTTTACGGCGTCTGTGCCTTGCTGATTTTTATGCGCCGAAGGAGTCTGGGGTGGTGGATGTGTTCCCGATGCAGGCCGTGACGGTTGGGGAGGTGGCGACAGAATATGCGAAGAAGTTGTTTGACTCCAATCAGTACACGGATTATTTGTATTTCCACGGGTTAGCGGTGCAGACGGCGGAGGCGGTGGCGGAATGGACGCACGCTCGAATTCGTCGGGAGTTGGGTTTTGGCAGTGAGGAACCGGATAATATTCGGGATATTTTGGCTCAGCGCTATCGGGGTTCTCGGTATAGTTTTGGCTATCCGGCTTGTCCAAATCTACAAGACCAGTATAAGCAGTTGGAGTTGTTGGGAAGCGATCGCATTAATCTATATATGGATGAAAGCGAACAGCTCTATCCGGAACAATCGACAACGGCGATTATTGCACATCACCCAGTAGCGAAATATTTCAGCGCTTGA
- a CDS encoding leucine-rich repeat domain-containing protein, whose protein sequence is MTHEELLVLIEQTANDKLTSLNLHNHQLTTLPAEIGNLTHLTRLSLYGNELGTLPPEIGQLTNLKELDLSGNQLKALPEEIGNLTNLTDLCLDNNQLTALPTEIGNLSNLTGLSLDNNQLPVLPTEIANLTNLTRLSVYSNRLTALPKEIGKLTNLTRLSCDNNQLTVLPTEIGNLINLTGLSLDNNQLTILPTEIGNLTNLTRLSLDTNKLTALPKEIGNLINLRQFSLDNNKLTVLPKEIGNLTNLTALAIDSNQLKSLPEEIGQLINLTTLSLYKNQLRLLPKEIGNLTYLTKLSLYSNQLTALPKEVGILPNLTGLSLDNNPLTSPPSEIIQQGTSAVLAYLRK, encoded by the coding sequence ATGACACACGAAGAATTACTCGTACTGATTGAACAAACCGCTAACGACAAACTAACATCACTTAACCTCCACAACCATCAACTGACGACACTACCAGCAGAAATTGGCAATCTCACCCATCTAACCAGACTATCCCTCTACGGCAACGAACTAGGAACGCTACCACCCGAAATCGGTCAACTCACCAATCTCAAAGAGCTAGATCTCAGCGGTAATCAACTCAAAGCACTGCCCGAAGAAATTGGCAATCTCACTAATCTGACTGATCTATGTCTCGATAACAATCAACTCACAGCACTACCCACAGAAATTGGCAATCTTAGTAATCTGACAGGGCTATCCCTCGATAACAATCAACTCCCAGTACTGCCAACAGAAATTGCCAATCTCACCAATCTCACCCGACTATCGGTTTACAGCAATCGACTGACAGCACTTCCCAAAGAAATTGGCAAGCTCACCAATCTTACTCGACTATCCTGTGATAACAATCAACTGACAGTACTGCCCACAGAAATTGGTAATCTTATCAATCTCACCGGCCTATCTCTAGACAACAACCAACTCACAATACTGCCCACAGAAATTGGCAATCTCACCAATCTCACCCGATTATCCCTAGATACGAATAAACTGACAGCACTGCCCAAAGAAATTGGCAATCTAATCAACTTGAGACAGTTTTCTCTCGATAACAATAAACTGACAGTACTGCCAAAAGAAATTGGCAATCTCACCAATTTAACGGCTCTAGCGATCGACAGCAATCAACTCAAATCGCTGCCCGAAGAGATTGGTCAACTCATCAATTTGACCACTCTATCTCTCTACAAAAATCAACTTAGGTTGCTACCTAAAGAAATTGGGAATCTTACCTATTTAACCAAACTCTCTCTCTATAGCAATCAATTAACAGCACTACCCAAAGAAGTAGGAATTCTTCCCAATCTAACAGGTTTATCCCTCGACAATAATCCTCTCACTTCGCCGCCGTCTGAAATTATTCAGCAAGGAACATCGGCTGTTTTGGCCTATCTTCGGAAGTGA
- a CDS encoding DnaJ domain-containing protein — MAATDFKDYYAILGINKTASADEIKKSYRRLARKYHPDMNPGDKQAEARFKEVSEAYEVLSDTEKRQKYDQYGQYWKQAGQGWPGGGGVGVDANGFDFSQYGSFDEFINELLGRFNTGAGGSNRRTYTYRTGTGGSTGFNDFGGFGGFNDYAGVDNNTTAAGGDRQATISLSWSEAFHGVQKRLNLGTEVIDVRIPPGAKPGSRIRVRGKGQVNSYNQQRGDLYLDVELKPHSFFQFDGDNLICEVPVTPDEAVLGAAIEVPTPDGPVNVNVPAGIRSGQSLRLRGKGWPRPKGERSDQLVRIVIVPPKDMTPIERDYYEKIRANRSYHPRKDLSQVRL; from the coding sequence ATGGCTGCGACCGACTTTAAAGACTATTACGCCATCCTCGGAATCAATAAAACCGCCAGTGCGGATGAAATTAAGAAGTCCTATCGCCGACTAGCTCGAAAGTACCACCCGGACATGAACCCTGGTGATAAACAAGCAGAGGCTCGCTTTAAAGAAGTTAGCGAAGCCTACGAGGTGTTATCGGATACTGAAAAACGCCAGAAATACGATCAATATGGTCAGTATTGGAAGCAAGCCGGACAAGGATGGCCTGGTGGTGGTGGAGTCGGTGTAGATGCCAACGGCTTTGACTTTAGTCAGTATGGCAGTTTTGACGAGTTTATCAACGAATTGCTGGGTCGCTTTAACACTGGCGCAGGTGGCAGTAACCGACGGACTTATACCTATCGCACAGGCACGGGTGGCTCTACCGGGTTTAACGATTTTGGTGGCTTTGGTGGATTTAATGACTACGCAGGTGTTGACAATAACACAACGGCAGCGGGTGGCGATCGGCAAGCCACCATCTCTCTGAGCTGGTCTGAGGCGTTCCACGGGGTTCAGAAACGTTTGAACTTGGGAACTGAAGTCATCGACGTTCGGATTCCTCCTGGGGCGAAACCAGGTAGCCGCATTCGCGTTCGAGGCAAAGGACAGGTCAATTCTTACAACCAGCAACGGGGAGATTTGTACCTGGATGTAGAACTCAAACCTCACTCTTTCTTCCAGTTCGATGGCGATAATCTGATTTGTGAAGTGCCCGTGACGCCCGATGAAGCAGTATTGGGGGCAGCAATTGAGGTACCAACACCCGATGGCCCAGTGAATGTCAATGTTCCTGCGGGCATCCGTTCGGGTCAATCCTTACGGCTGCGTGGGAAAGGATGGCCCCGTCCCAAGGGTGAACGTAGTGACCAGTTAGTGCGGATTGTGATTGTACCGCCGAAAGATATGACGCCAATAGAGCGAGATTACTACGAAAAAATTCGCGCCAACCGCAGCTATCATCCTCGCAAGGATTTGTCACAAGTTCGGCTTTAA
- a CDS encoding AAA family ATPase, whose translation MTKLILLIGLPGSGKSTLARKLLVECPETHLISTDSIRAQLFGSEEVQGSWLLVWHQVQEQMRQAVAVSPLAIYDATHAMRCYRKEAIALGREVGFTSLIGVWLDTPLVLCLERNQARKRTVPEEVILQMHASLLSAPPIQEEGFDYLMRYSSARCGNCDRLDEKEPNSISLTALLP comes from the coding sequence ATGACCAAGCTGATTCTGCTGATAGGGCTTCCTGGGAGCGGTAAGTCTACGTTGGCTCGTAAACTATTGGTTGAATGTCCTGAAACTCATCTGATTTCTACCGATTCTATCCGCGCTCAATTGTTCGGTTCCGAGGAGGTTCAAGGCTCCTGGTTATTGGTTTGGCATCAGGTACAAGAGCAAATGCGTCAGGCTGTGGCTGTTTCACCTCTGGCGATTTATGATGCGACCCATGCGATGCGATGTTACCGAAAAGAAGCGATCGCACTAGGGCGTGAGGTCGGTTTTACCAGCCTGATAGGTGTATGGTTAGATACACCTCTGGTACTGTGTTTGGAACGAAATCAAGCGCGAAAGCGCACGGTTCCAGAGGAAGTGATTTTGCAGATGCACGCCTCACTGCTGAGCGCTCCGCCAATACAGGAAGAAGGATTTGATTACCTAATGCGTTACTCATCGGCAAGGTGTGGAAATTGCGATCGCCTGGATGAGAAAGAACCGAACTCAATTTCTTTGACAGCTTTGTTACCCTAG
- a CDS encoding glucose-1-phosphate adenylyltransferase produces MKRVLGIILGGGAGTRLYPLTKLRAKPAVPLAGKYRLIDIPVSNCINSDILKIYVLTQFNSASLNRHLARTYNFSGFSDGFVEVLAAQQTAENPSWFQGTADAVRQYLWLMEEWEVDEFLILSGDHLYRMDYRLFVERHRDTNADITLSVVPIDEKRASDFGLMKIDHTGRVVDFSEKPKGDALKKMQVDTTTLGLDAEQAQKMPYIASMGIYVFKRDVLIDLLNKSPDQTDFGKEIIPASAKDYNVQAYLYNGYWEDIGTIESFYDANLALTQQPRPPFSFYEERAPIYTRARYLPPTKLLDCQVTESMIGEGCILKQCRINHSVLGIRSRIEAGCIIEDTLIMGADFYEPFAERQSDCETTRVPLGIGTNSTIRRAIIDKNARIGCDVQIINKDRVEEAERENQGFFIRNGIVVVFKNAVIPDGTVI; encoded by the coding sequence GTGAAAAGAGTCTTAGGAATTATTCTCGGAGGTGGTGCAGGGACACGCCTTTATCCCCTAACCAAGCTGCGGGCTAAACCGGCTGTCCCCTTAGCCGGGAAGTATCGCCTGATTGATATTCCAGTCAGTAACTGTATTAACTCAGATATCCTGAAAATCTACGTTCTGACCCAATTCAACTCGGCTTCTCTCAATCGCCACCTAGCTCGTACTTACAACTTTTCTGGCTTCAGTGACGGGTTTGTTGAAGTCCTCGCTGCTCAACAGACGGCAGAAAACCCCAGTTGGTTCCAAGGTACCGCCGACGCCGTGCGTCAATATCTTTGGCTGATGGAGGAGTGGGAAGTTGATGAGTTCCTAATTTTATCCGGTGATCATCTCTACCGGATGGACTATCGCTTATTTGTCGAACGTCATCGCGACACCAACGCTGATATCACCCTCTCCGTGGTACCCATTGACGAGAAACGGGCATCGGATTTTGGTCTGATGAAAATTGATCACACAGGACGAGTCGTTGACTTTAGCGAAAAGCCCAAAGGGGATGCCCTGAAGAAAATGCAGGTGGATACGACCACACTCGGCTTAGATGCCGAACAGGCACAAAAAATGCCCTACATCGCTTCAATGGGGATTTATGTCTTCAAAAGAGATGTTTTAATCGACTTGCTGAATAAATCTCCAGATCAAACCGATTTTGGCAAAGAAATTATCCCCGCCTCAGCCAAGGACTATAACGTTCAAGCTTATCTCTATAACGGTTATTGGGAAGACATTGGAACAATTGAGTCGTTCTACGATGCTAACCTCGCACTGACTCAGCAACCGCGTCCACCCTTTAGCTTTTACGAGGAACGAGCTCCTATCTACACACGCGCCCGTTACTTGCCTCCGACCAAGCTTTTAGATTGCCAAGTGACGGAATCCATGATTGGGGAAGGTTGCATTCTCAAACAATGTCGGATTAACCACTCGGTGTTGGGAATTCGTTCGCGCATAGAAGCGGGTTGCATCATTGAAGATACCCTGATTATGGGGGCTGACTTTTACGAACCGTTCGCCGAGCGGCAATCCGACTGCGAAACCACCAGAGTTCCCCTAGGGATTGGTACCAACTCAACGATTCGCCGTGCGATTATTGATAAAAACGCTCGCATTGGCTGCGATGTGCAAATTATCAATAAAGATAGAGTGGAGGAAGCGGAGCGCGAGAATCAAGGCTTTTTCATCCGTAACGGCATTGTTGTGGTGTTCAAAAATGCTGTAATTCCGGATGGAACAGTCATTTAG